From the genome of Streptomyces sp. NBC_00659, one region includes:
- a CDS encoding DUF6131 family protein has protein sequence MIILGVILLVVGLVAGIGILWTIGVILVAIGIVLWVLGAMGREVGGRRHYW, from the coding sequence ATGATCATCCTCGGAGTCATTCTGCTCGTTGTCGGCCTCGTCGCGGGCATTGGAATCCTTTGGACCATCGGGGTCATTCTGGTCGCGATCGGAATTGTGCTGTGGGTTCTGGGAGCGATGGGACGCGAGGTCGGCGGACGACGGCACTACTGGTAG
- a CDS encoding SRPBCC family protein: protein MAEKETDESAEGTSGMDKLREELSKFVSAQVENLAEKAGDKLTDVAGQLSDSAESGSLPAIGSRILQGDSPLKAFVSEKAKGVKDNVVEKAKSAFGGGKGKRKASGGKVMNIIEVLDVGVPLRDTYDYWTQYDKFSSFAKGVRDVSKDDEGGSDWKVKVGPSSRSFKATVQEQIPDDRIVWTSEGAKGSTRGAVSFHELAPTLTRVVLVVEYYPSGFFEKTGNLWRVQGRRLRLDFKNFQRYVTLTNEEPEGWRGEIRDGEVVVSHDDAVEEEEAEQEQSEGEEPEGESEGDAEEGTDSAGDGEGEEGAEDAYADEDEEDAYEDEDGADDEAEDTYEDEDEEGTEGEEGAEDEDEAEAEEEEEAPKKKRGQRRRRE, encoded by the coding sequence ATGGCCGAGAAGGAAACGGACGAGTCGGCAGAGGGTACGTCGGGCATGGACAAGCTCCGTGAGGAGCTGTCCAAGTTCGTGTCCGCGCAGGTGGAGAACCTTGCCGAGAAAGCCGGCGACAAACTGACGGACGTCGCCGGGCAGCTCAGCGATTCGGCCGAGAGCGGCTCGCTTCCCGCCATCGGGTCCCGCATCCTCCAGGGCGACTCACCGCTGAAGGCCTTCGTGTCGGAGAAGGCCAAGGGCGTCAAGGACAACGTCGTGGAGAAGGCCAAGAGCGCCTTCGGAGGCGGTAAAGGTAAGCGGAAGGCCAGCGGCGGCAAGGTCATGAACATCATCGAGGTTCTCGATGTCGGAGTGCCGCTCCGGGACACCTACGACTACTGGACGCAGTACGACAAGTTCAGCAGCTTCGCCAAGGGTGTTCGCGACGTCTCCAAGGACGATGAGGGCGGGAGCGACTGGAAGGTCAAAGTCGGCCCTTCGTCGCGCAGCTTCAAGGCGACCGTCCAGGAACAGATTCCTGACGACCGCATCGTGTGGACCTCGGAGGGAGCCAAGGGGAGCACTCGCGGCGCGGTCAGCTTCCACGAGCTGGCGCCCACCCTGACCCGAGTCGTCCTCGTGGTGGAGTACTACCCGTCCGGATTTTTCGAGAAGACGGGCAACCTCTGGCGTGTGCAAGGGCGCCGCCTGCGGCTGGACTTCAAGAACTTCCAGCGATACGTGACCCTCACCAATGAAGAACCCGAGGGCTGGCGCGGCGAAATCCGTGACGGAGAAGTCGTCGTGTCCCACGATGACGCCGTCGAAGAGGAAGAGGCCGAGCAGGAGCAGTCGGAGGGCGAAGAGCCCGAGGGTGAGAGCGAAGGCGATGCCGAGGAAGGCACCGACTCCGCAGGCGACGGCGAGGGAGAAGAGGGGGCGGAGGACGCGTACGCGGACGAAGACGAAGAGGACGCGTACGAGGACGAGGACGGGGCCGACGACGAGGCCGAGGACACATACGAGGACGAGGACGAGGAGGGAACGGAGGGCGAAGAGGGGGCCGAAGACGAAGACGAGGCAGAGGCCGAGGAAGAGGAAGAAGCTCCCAAGAAGAAGCGAGGACAGAGGCGACGCCGTGAGTGA
- a CDS encoding gas vesicle protein GvpO, translating into MAEERRPRPGKSSTTTARRTPPVRGAEHAARAACRALEGLIGHPTEGVSAVGREDDGWCVVVDVLELPRIPDTTSLLASYEVRIDQDGELMGYRRVRRYRRGSADE; encoded by the coding sequence ATGGCAGAAGAGCGTCGGCCGCGCCCCGGAAAGTCCTCGACGACCACCGCTCGACGCACACCCCCCGTGCGTGGAGCGGAACATGCCGCGCGTGCTGCCTGCCGGGCCCTTGAGGGTCTGATCGGTCATCCCACGGAGGGTGTATCAGCGGTGGGGCGTGAGGACGACGGCTGGTGTGTCGTCGTGGACGTCCTTGAGCTGCCGCGGATTCCGGACACGACGAGCCTTCTCGCTTCGTACGAGGTGCGGATCGACCAGGACGGCGAACTCATGGGGTACCGCAGGGTCCGCCGCTATCGGCGGGGGTCCGCCGATGAGTGA
- a CDS encoding gas vesicle protein GvpG codes for MGLITGLLTLPIAPVRGVVWVAEKLNDAAERELHDPGVLRAQLALLNRELEDGDIGLEEFEREEERLLDRLHAAQTCSTPSDRR; via the coding sequence ATGGGACTGATCACCGGACTGCTCACCCTCCCCATCGCGCCGGTCCGCGGCGTCGTCTGGGTGGCGGAGAAGCTCAACGACGCCGCCGAACGGGAGTTGCACGACCCAGGGGTGCTCCGTGCCCAACTGGCCCTGCTGAACCGGGAGCTTGAGGACGGAGACATCGGCCTGGAGGAGTTCGAACGAGAAGAGGAACGGCTGCTCGACCGGCTGCACGCCGCGCAGACCTGTTCCACGCCGAGCGATCGAAGGTGA
- a CDS encoding histone protein — MDDKEKVALAAAVVGGYALGRTKKGRLALSIATYLAGRRFGLEPRQLAAEGMRRLGEIPQIAELQEQLRGEVLEAGRKAMTAAAERGMSTLAGSLSERTARLLEKPDEEEEYEEEYPPQDEDAEYEEEEEPEGEYEEDQTEEEEEEEQPEAEYEDEGEEEPEEGPEEEEEPEEEEEPEEEEEPEAKPREGRGSRPDRSRKAPAPAARKKAAPSGGEKPRAAKKTAPAKKTAASKKTAASRTAKKSAAKKTAPAKKSAAKKTTAKKTAPAKKSAASKTTSSKRAASKRAGRGR, encoded by the coding sequence ATGGATGACAAGGAAAAGGTGGCTCTCGCGGCTGCGGTAGTGGGCGGCTATGCGCTGGGCCGTACCAAGAAGGGCCGACTCGCTCTGTCCATTGCGACCTATCTGGCGGGCCGGCGCTTCGGCCTTGAGCCTCGCCAGCTTGCCGCCGAAGGGATGCGGCGACTGGGGGAGATCCCGCAGATCGCCGAGTTGCAGGAGCAGTTGCGAGGGGAAGTGCTGGAGGCGGGCCGCAAGGCGATGACCGCCGCCGCTGAGCGAGGCATGAGCACCCTTGCCGGCAGCCTCAGCGAGCGTACGGCCCGGCTCCTGGAGAAGCCGGACGAAGAGGAGGAGTACGAGGAGGAGTACCCGCCGCAGGACGAGGACGCGGAGTACGAGGAGGAGGAAGAGCCAGAGGGCGAGTACGAAGAGGATCAGACCGAGGAGGAAGAGGAGGAGGAACAGCCGGAAGCCGAATACGAGGACGAGGGCGAGGAGGAACCCGAAGAGGGACCAGAAGAGGAAGAAGAACCAGAAGAGGAAGAAGAACCAGAAGAGGAAGAGGAACCGGAAGCGAAGCCGAGGGAGGGCCGCGGTTCGCGACCCGACCGGTCCCGCAAGGCACCCGCACCTGCGGCACGCAAGAAGGCTGCTCCCTCCGGCGGAGAGAAGCCCCGGGCGGCCAAGAAGACTGCGCCGGCGAAGAAGACGGCGGCCAGCAAGAAGACCGCAGCCAGCAGGACGGCGAAGAAGTCGGCGGCGAAGAAGACAGCTCCGGCCAAGAAGTCCGCAGCGAAGAAGACCACAGCCAAGAAGACCGCTCCGGCCAAGAAGTCCGCTGCCTCGAAGACGACGTCATCGAAGCGAGCAGCGTCCAAGCGCGCCGGTCGTGGGAGGTAG
- a CDS encoding SRPBCC family protein, producing MAIRHQVIEQPPDAVWAVLEDPELYADWVVGTSASWPLDTRWPQVDAALAYRVDLGPWTLEGRTVVRRVEPPRWLELEVDSGRLGTARIAIEVRPWGGQALVLVDEHPLRGPGGVLHAAPLDLLIQLRHRSMLPRLARTVERVAAAAPGSTSRAMAGEPTTSGRA from the coding sequence GTGGCGATTCGACACCAAGTGATCGAGCAGCCCCCTGACGCCGTCTGGGCGGTTCTGGAGGATCCCGAGCTCTACGCCGACTGGGTCGTGGGGACCTCCGCGTCCTGGCCACTGGACACTCGGTGGCCGCAGGTCGACGCGGCGCTGGCGTATCGCGTGGACCTGGGGCCATGGACGCTCGAAGGGCGGACGGTGGTCCGCCGGGTGGAACCGCCCCGCTGGCTGGAGCTCGAGGTCGACAGCGGGCGCCTGGGTACCGCGCGCATCGCCATTGAGGTACGCCCCTGGGGCGGACAGGCCCTGGTCCTCGTGGATGAGCACCCGCTGCGCGGACCGGGAGGAGTTCTGCACGCAGCACCCCTCGATCTCCTGATCCAGCTGCGGCACCGGAGCATGCTGCCCCGCCTTGCCCGAACCGTGGAGCGCGTCGCCGCGGCGGCACCGGGCAGCACATCCAGGGCCATGGCGGGAGAGCCGACGACCAGTGGCCGGGCTTGA
- the gvpJ gene encoding gas vesicle protein GvpJ: MPATTYSDEVVACPPRAGTLYDVLELILDRGMVIDVFVRVSLVGIEILKIDARIVVASVDTYLRFAEACNRLDLERDSGSTTVPELIGGGAAKSIGKRKVRKAAETVGDTVRKAVGGGRDDDSDEHDEDEEERQERPRKRRAPARSGSSRRRPVEA, translated from the coding sequence ATGCCCGCGACCACCTACTCCGATGAGGTAGTGGCGTGCCCGCCGCGCGCCGGCACGTTGTACGACGTGCTCGAACTCATCCTGGACCGGGGCATGGTGATCGACGTGTTCGTCCGGGTGTCCCTGGTCGGCATCGAGATCCTCAAGATAGATGCGCGCATCGTGGTGGCGAGTGTCGACACGTACCTGCGCTTCGCGGAGGCGTGCAACCGGCTGGACCTGGAGCGTGACTCCGGCAGCACCACCGTTCCTGAGCTGATCGGCGGCGGTGCCGCCAAGTCCATCGGCAAACGCAAGGTTCGCAAGGCCGCGGAAACCGTGGGGGACACCGTTCGCAAGGCGGTCGGGGGCGGCCGTGACGACGACTCCGACGAGCACGACGAGGACGAGGAAGAGCGGCAGGAACGACCGAGGAAGCGGCGTGCTCCGGCCCGGAGCGGCAGCAGTCGACGACGACCCGTGGAGGCGTGA
- a CDS encoding DUF2231 domain-containing protein — protein sequence MLTVGLAGVAPAAVAGWADWADLPPDQARAGLAHAISNVAAVAFYAASPTARLRRHSTKGRLWSLGGLTAVAVSGALGGHVAYGQAVGANPAA from the coding sequence TTGCTGACTGTCGGTTTGGCCGGGGTCGCCCCGGCAGCGGTCGCGGGCTGGGCCGACTGGGCGGACCTGCCGCCCGATCAGGCCCGGGCCGGACTGGCTCATGCGATCTCGAACGTGGCCGCGGTGGCGTTCTACGCCGCATCCCCGACCGCGCGGCTCCGCCGTCACTCGACGAAGGGCAGGCTGTGGTCGTTGGGCGGCTTGACTGCCGTCGCTGTGAGCGGTGCGCTGGGCGGCCACGTGGCTTATGGGCAGGCCGTAGGGGCGAATCCCGCTGCATAG